In Mucilaginibacter sp. KACC 22063, the genomic stretch TTTAACCTGACAGACCCGGTATCCCCTGCGCTCAATACGCTTTCTACAGTATATGAGCGGCAACTACTCCGGCCCGACGGAACGTTAAATCAAAAATTGCAAGTCGATATTTTTAAGAATTTTAATCGTCAAAATGAAATTTCGGGCGTAGTTTTCAGTCCCCAATACCGCTATGCCTTTTACAATGCATTCGGTGACAAATTCCTGAAAAAAAGAAATGGGGACAGCTTGATGTTGGTTAAAAATCTGGGTTGGAACAATCAGTTGGTGGGGATGGCGGCTTTTACGCCGGATGAGCGTTACTTATTGGTTAAAAGGGATTCTGCTGTCGACCTGGTAAGGACGGCGGATGGCAGTGTGGTATTACCTTCGCATAAACTGGAACATCAGATATTTACGGGTTCCCTGTTATGTGATAATGACTATGCCTGGGTCATTGGCGACCCATTTAAGGTAGATCTGCTGGATTTAAAGAAGCTGAACTGGGACTCGCTGAAATTTCCCTGGGGAGTGAGTAGTATGGCGAGGATCGATGCTTTGAACTACATGGCTTGTACGTCGAACGGAATTTATACGGTAAATGTGTCAACACGCGAAATTAAACCGCTGTTGAATAATCACCGGGCGCTGATGATCGCCAGCGATCCTCCGGGGCAAAAGCTCTACGCATTAATGGATGACGGCTCAGTCAGGATCATTGATCTGAAAGAAAAGGGCATCACCAGTCTCTCGGATGGTAGTTCTGCTGCTGATCTGAGTGTTCACTTTAATGAGCAAGGTCCGGGAAATATCATTTTCCAACACTTCTTTTTGAGCGATGACCGGCATTATCTGGTCACGCATACACGGGACAATAAGATTAAGGTATGGGACCTGATCGCCGGTAAAGTAGCATTCCGCAAGCAGTTGGCTGGTGTGAATATCTTGATGTTGGATAGCAAAAAGCATTTGCTGATCGCCCTTACGCAGACATCTTTTGGCTTATCACAGGATGATGTTTGGGTATTTGATCTGTTAAGTGGTGAAACAGTTTTTTCATCTACCGATGAAGTCAGAAAGCTACAGCTACATCCGCCGGCATCAATCAGCGACTTAGTTACCTCTTCAATATCGGTTTCGGGCCAAAATAACACAAAGGAAATGAGCCGGTTTACCTTTAAGCAGATTCGGTTGGATCCGGATTTTCATTACCTGTGGATGACGTCGGGCCAAATGTTGGGTGTGCTGGATCTGCGCAAACCAGCTTTGATGAAATGGTCGCGTTCGGCGAAAGAGTTTTCAATTGACGGTTTCCGGGACTCGCTGGCGATGGTGCGTGCCACCGAATGGTCGGGATTTGTTAATCCGGTAACGAGAGATACCATGAGGATCCCATTCGGCCCTCCTGATTACATTCCTGCCAGCGGTCATTTTCCGGGCTATAGCTATGCGATCATGCAGCGTTATGACAAGGGGGTATTGTATGACTTTAAATTATACAGCGATTCTGCTTCGCGTTTGTTGGTTTCTCACCGTATGGCAACAGAGATCGTTCAGGTTTCGGCTTCGCGGGACGGAAAATATGTGGCAACCTGTACGGACTATGAGCATACTTACCGGGATACGGCTTTCTTGTTCGACGCGGCCAGCGGTAAACAGATTACTGCGTTAGCGGGGCCTTATTACCGAACGTTTTTTACGGCGGATAATAGGTATTGGCTCTGTCTTCAGAACGGACACCCAGCAGGAGTTTATGATATCGCCAATAAAACTTGGAAAATGATCGACATGGACGGGCTCAACGTGGAGCCGATGACCGAAGGGCATTGGGTAAAAAGCGACGGGCGGCTGGTTGACCCTGAAAATGCAAAGGTTTACCAAACGAATCTGGTGGTGATTACGGAAGTGAGCAAAGGGGAAGCTTACGGTTATACTCTTTCGGGCGAGATGGGCACCTATCAGCTCGCTACGAATACCTTTCACAATTTTTCATTCCAGCAGACGGGGGGATTTGCCCAGGCATTGGTCAGTCCCGACAAACGCTACCTGATCAGTTTGGGTGCGGACGGGTTTGTATCCAAATGGGATCTCCAATCAGGTTTAATTGCAAACCAGGCACCCGTAGATTACGATCCGCTGCGGACAATTTATTTTAATACGGATAGTACGTTTGTTGTGACTATAAACGCTTATAAGGCGGTCAGTTATTCGCTGAAATCACTGCACCAGAAATATACGTTCGCGCCCGGTAATAATGGAACTTTGAATTTCTTTCTGAGCGATGGTTCCTACTTTGCTGACAGATCAGATTTAAACCGCTTTTATTTCAATTATAAAGGCGGGCTATTTGGCTACACACAATTCGATATGTATTTCAATCGCCCGGATAAAGTGCTGGCGGCAGCAGATGAACGGGACACAAAACTCATTAGGGCCTATCAGGAAGCGGCACTGAAGCGTCGGGGGAATACGCTTGTGCCCAGTTTTGACCTTACTAAATTTCATGCGCCGGAGATCCGAGTGCTCAATGAAAGATTATTGCCGACAAGGCAGTCTGCCGATACGGTAAGCGTGATAGTTCAAGCGGAAGATACGAGTTTACGTTTAACGGAGCTGAGGGTGAATATTAATGGCAATCCGGTTAGCGCGAATGGATTGGTCCGCTCGGCGGATGGTAAAAAAATGGCAGGCCGGTTGTTGCTGCATCTTGGAGCAGGCCATAACCGGATTGAATTGAGTTGTGTGAACGAAAATGGAGTGGCAAGCTTGGTCAGGACGGTTGAGATCAACTGCGCAGCAGCGCGGCCTGCGCCAAAAACCTACTTTGTGGGCATTGGTCTGAATCATTATCAAAGTCCGCAATTGCAGACCCTGCATTTTTCAGTGAAAGACGTTCATTTAGTAGACACTTTGCTGCATTTGGGCGGTGCTGTGCACACAGCTATCCTTTTTGAAAGTCAGGTCACACCAGCTGCTATCGATTCGCTATTGAAAACTCTTTCAGCAACGGACATCGACGATAAAGTAGTAATTTACTTTTCGGGGCACGGGATTGGTGCGACCTCGGGCTTTTACCTAAGCACCTATAGTGCCGAACCTGCCGCTCCTGCAAATACAGCGTATGACTTTGTCCGCATGGAAAAGTTGCTGGCCGCCATTCCCGCCCGTCAGAAGCTGGTATTAATTGATGCCTGCAACAGCGGCCAAAGCGACCGTACCCTATTAAAAGGAGATCGTTATGCTGCGCTCGATACTTCAGCATATGCATTACCTTTCGACCTGATGCAGGATGTTTTTGCAGATGTCAGCTCCGCTACGGGCGCTGTAGTGGTCTGCGCTTCCCGTTCGACACAATACGCCAACGAGGGTAAGACGAACGGTGTGTTTACGGAATGTTTGAGCCGGGGGATCCGTGAAAAAGCAGCGGACAGCAATGGAGACGGCGATATCTCCGTTGAGGAATTGAAAAATTATCTGCTTACGCAGGTGCCTAAGTCTACAAACAAATCGCAGCACCCGGTTACCCGCGGCGATATCCCGGGGTTGGATTGGCTCTTACTCAAATTGCCTTAAGCCCGGGACGTAGCGATCGACACCATCCATATAGCATTTTCCGTACCAGTCGAAGAGTTCCTGATGAATGTCGTCGAGCATACGCTGCTGATCGTTGTGATAGTATGCTTCGCGCTGATCGGTAAAGCTTCGGGCGATTTCACGAATTTGAGGGCCGGTCAACCACTTGGGCTGAAAAGACTGAAGAAAAAAACGGCGGTATTCCTTTCCTGCCTGCAGATAGCGCACCTGTAATAAATAAGAGCCGGCTTTGAGCTGCGGGATATATAGCGAATCCGGAGTGCGTTTTAAGAGCACGACGGCATTGGTATCACTTGCAGGGCAAATAAAATAGCGGTCGCTCGGATCTATAGTCACCTGTAGGGCATGGAGCGGCAATCCCTGGCCGCTGACGAGCAAAAGGCGCTGGGGTTTACCGGGTTCATCGGTATGGCTGAAAAAATCATTAAGATCAAATGTGCCTTTGTGGGTTGCCTGCTTAACGGTATGGTAATCTTCCATTGCATCACCGATGGTGAGCTGATAAAGCTCTGATGGTTTACTTTTGCGATTAGCCGCAATGCGATGCCCGTTTTTAAATTGAATCAACACGCGCCCGCGCTGCTGGTCGAGTAGCCCGACTTCGGCGTTTCCTTTTCCCTTTAAGGTGTCCTTTATTCCAATGTGCATCCGTAGTGCCACCGGCGTATTTTTGAGCCAAACCTCTCCTGATACGTGGGTAACAATAGCGATTTGTGCGGCGGCGGAGTTATTGAAACCCAGGAATAGCAACGTAGCTAAACAGCTTTGTTGAACAAGGCGGTAAATTTTTCCCATAGTTTTTTTAAGGTACTTAACCATTTTTTATGCTTTTCAATAGCCAATGCAAACCCGGTCAGGTAGGTGGCAATGAAAAAAGTACTGACGACAATTTTGAATAAAAGGGTTGAAATGAGGTTGATTAGAATAACAACGCCCAGCCAGGAGACATACTTGACGATGATATCTTTGATCCAGGGGATCTTCGGCAGGTCTTTCTCGAGTTTTTTCAACCGGCGGTCCATTCGCAGGAACAGAAAAGCGCTTATAAACGAAAAGATCAGGAAAAGAAAGAGTAACCACCTCCAGGTGATGAGCAGAGGCGCATCTTGAAGGCTCAGGAAAATATCCCACAATAATACAGGGCCGGGTATTTTACCAATATAGGTAGTATGCTGGTCGTCGCTTAAGTTGCCGATAACGATGTATTTACCTTTAAGGAACATCATGGCGTCATCTCCCATATTGATCAGTTGATCTAAGTAATAGGTATTGATGGCTTTTTGCCGGGTGCCGTCATCACGAACGATATTGGCCGCGCGGTAATAAAATTCAGGGATAACATAGTTGAAAGACGGATCACCATTGAGCCAGACTACGCCCATTTTACGGGTAAAGCGATTATTAGTCAGTTGTTCAAAAAGCGAAATGGGGAGGCTTTTGAGGCTGTCACCATAAAAGACCGGCATTTTGTAAAACAAGGACCCGCCCATTGCCGAATAAGCTACCGGTGCATAAGGAACCCGGAAAACAGGCGGCGTAAGTTTTTTTTCTTCATCATCAAACAAGGCCGAGGCCATGAGTTTAGGTGTTTTCCGAATAGCGCTGTCCAACGGTTTGTCCATAGAGCTGGTTTCAGTTAGGGCAATATCTAATAAAATGTACCGGTAGTCATTTACGTGGTGATTAAGAATATTGAACAGATAAGCCAATTTGATCCGGTCGGTGATTATTTTTACCGGAGGATGGATAGGCGCAACGGTATCGATCTTTAACGCCGTGTCGGAAACAAGTGCAAGATCGGGTGAAGTATCAATAAATACCACACTGTCGGTTCCTTTTTGATCATGGCGAAAAATATTGTGACGTAAGATGGCGGTCCAGCGTAAAAAGTCTTTTTCATCCGGGCGTGTAAAAGGGATATACTGCAAACCAATGGTCAGCAACACCAGCCACCCTGCATGCAGGAAAATGCGGGCAAATAACCTGTGCCGGTGTCTTTTATTATTGTGATTTTCAGGCATATCGTATGGTCTAAAATACGAATTTATTGCCTTGATCCGACCGTTGTCGAAAACTACTTTAACTTTTTTAGTGCCGGTTGCGTTTTTTGTGATATGAAAAACATAGCAGCTCAGTCAGCATGTTCACGCTTGGCCGAACAAAGAAAAGGACCATAAAAGCCACGCTTAGCTGCATGTCCGATACATAGATAACAAATCCGTGAATGTTCATGTATGGCTCAATTGCAAAAAAACGTTCGAACCTTGCAGCAAGATTAACCATTTTGCAAAACTTTTCAATGTTTTTCATCAGGCCGTTGTTATTTAAGGCTTTTTAGCCTTTATCCGGCGTTCTGTTGCCGTAAGAAGATGAAGGCAACCTGAGATTCGGCTTTGTATAAGGTAGTGTCTTTAAAGAAGACGCCGAATTGCAAATGCTTTCTAGGCGCGAGATTCGAGCTATCGAAAAGCAATATAGCAATGAATTACAGCTTGCTTACCAGCATATGCCGAAAACTATGCTTGGCGACAGTCTTGACTATCGAATTGCAGAACCGGAGGTTCATCGGATAAGGGGTATTGTCGAATCGTGACTAAAGGCTTTTTCTATAGGTAATATTTTTCCTGTCATTTTTTAAATATACGAGAAAATCGAATCGTTTATTGCTAAAATAATTAGTATTTTTATTCATTTTAAAAAGATTATGTGCGGACATGTTGAGATAGGGGTGCAAAAGGATATTAAGATCATTACGCGTGATGGCGAATCATATAAGCCAAAGAATAATGGTGCGGGGAACCCGGGCAGTATTTTGCCCGGTGGTAACGGATGCGATGCCGGGGAAAGTGCAGCAATTCCGTTGGGGTTTGCTGACGTCGGATGATGATAAGATGCATAGTAAGAATAAGCATGCACGGATCGAGTCTTTATTTACGGTGCCGCTTTGGCGGCAGGAAGTCGGACGCAGACATTGCGTGGTGTGGATACAGGCGTTTTTTGAATTTAATAAAGAACGGAATATTACTTACAAAATAGAGCGGCGGGACGGACAGCCTTTTATATCGCGGGATTATGGGATGTGTGGCTGGATATTAAGACGAACGTCCTGCTGCCTACTTTTGTAATGATCACGATGCGACCGAACCGGGCGATGGCAGAGATCCATGACCGGATGCCCGCTATTTTGGAGCGTGGTGATGTGAAGACATGGATCAATGGTGCTTACTCAGGGCCGGAGCGGGTGAACCATTTGCGAAGCAAACCATGTTTACCCGAATATTTGACGATCAGTGTGTATAAAGACGATAATTAATAAAAATTCCCGATCGGCTGATCGGGAATTTTTATTTAGGATATAGGTATGTTTTTTATATCTCTTAACACCGGGACCATATTCAAAGCTTCCCGGATCAGTTTGATCTTACCGTTCTCGGCAACTACCCGGCCCATATAATGCTGGGCATAGTCTTTACCGTTGGCGGCGATGGTCGCGGTGGCTTCGTATTCCCCGAACGCCTGTTCGGGCGTATCGATATGGATCTGGATGTTTTTGAACCTGAAGCCAGGGAATGTTTTGGGCAGGTTCCCCAAAAAATTATACAGTATTTCACGGCCTTCCCAGCGGGCGGGCAAACCAATGCTGGCCAGGTAAGGTAATTCAAATACAGCATCATCGGCGAATAGTTCGATCTGGAAGTCCGGGTTACCGATATTATTCAGGTAATCCAATAATAATTCTTTTGCAGTTTTCATGGTAGTCAGATTAAGCGGTGTATTTGGCCAGCCATTTCTCTTTGATGGCGGCACGGGTCTCGATGAACTCTTTGTCGGTTCCTTGT encodes the following:
- a CDS encoding nuclear transport factor 2 family protein, translating into MKTAKELLLDYLNNIGNPDFQIELFADDAVFELPYLASIGLPARWEGREILYNFLGNLPKTFPGFRFKNIQIHIDTPEQAFGEYEATATIAANGKDYAQHYMGRVVAENGKIKLIREALNMVPVLRDIKNIPIS
- a CDS encoding caspase family protein, which produces MDLIPIRIFLIFSLFCAFGKSMAQELVIQRGDQELLGNYRFDEKEERMFSWGVNGHSVRMWNAANGRLADEFYMDNAGMIMSVAFSDSTGRLACVNLGTALQVWDVSTRESVSVPLTFGDMYVQVRGSQFLVFSAFQVKLFDARNMHLIQTIPIRKATPGAMVGSIRDIYTYRNGYVIVATDSVGVYDENWVCHQRWPTAIGGSNTFVNPLAFDERRHALVLYDMNQHDFALLDVDKGTLSYKKNLGVLSGASFCGDYMLLLESVGGSPMLMDLRNGKLTNPDALLPQGSGFRKLYANDRWLVCSQRLSIFGSTEKGRVLAFIDPNTLLVKFQDTVATDLIDTYAAALGRRHFAYSTVETSTIGQISHSPRIYDLQYFNLTDPVSPALNTLSTVYERQLLRPDGTLNQKLQVDIFKNFNRQNEISGVVFSPQYRYAFYNAFGDKFLKKRNGDSLMLVKNLGWNNQLVGMAAFTPDERYLLVKRDSAVDLVRTADGSVVLPSHKLEHQIFTGSLLCDNDYAWVIGDPFKVDLLDLKKLNWDSLKFPWGVSSMARIDALNYMACTSNGIYTVNVSTREIKPLLNNHRALMIASDPPGQKLYALMDDGSVRIIDLKEKGITSLSDGSSAADLSVHFNEQGPGNIIFQHFFLSDDRHYLVTHTRDNKIKVWDLIAGKVAFRKQLAGVNILMLDSKKHLLIALTQTSFGLSQDDVWVFDLLSGETVFSSTDEVRKLQLHPPASISDLVTSSISVSGQNNTKEMSRFTFKQIRLDPDFHYLWMTSGQMLGVLDLRKPALMKWSRSAKEFSIDGFRDSLAMVRATEWSGFVNPVTRDTMRIPFGPPDYIPASGHFPGYSYAIMQRYDKGVLYDFKLYSDSASRLLVSHRMATEIVQVSASRDGKYVATCTDYEHTYRDTAFLFDAASGKQITALAGPYYRTFFTADNRYWLCLQNGHPAGVYDIANKTWKMIDMDGLNVEPMTEGHWVKSDGRLVDPENAKVYQTNLVVITEVSKGEAYGYTLSGEMGTYQLATNTFHNFSFQQTGGFAQALVSPDKRYLISLGADGFVSKWDLQSGLIANQAPVDYDPLRTIYFNTDSTFVVTINAYKAVSYSLKSLHQKYTFAPGNNGTLNFFLSDGSYFADRSDLNRFYFNYKGGLFGYTQFDMYFNRPDKVLAAADERDTKLIRAYQEAALKRRGNTLVPSFDLTKFHAPEIRVLNERLLPTRQSADTVSVIVQAEDTSLRLTELRVNINGNPVSANGLVRSADGKKMAGRLLLHLGAGHNRIELSCVNENGVASLVRTVEINCAAARPAPKTYFVGIGLNHYQSPQLQTLHFSVKDVHLVDTLLHLGGAVHTAILFESQVTPAAIDSLLKTLSATDIDDKVVIYFSGHGIGATSGFYLSTYSAEPAAPANTAYDFVRMEKLLAAIPARQKLVLIDACNSGQSDRTLLKGDRYAALDTSAYALPFDLMQDVFADVSSATGAVVVCASRSTQYANEGKTNGVFTECLSRGIREKAADSNGDGDISVEELKNYLLTQVPKSTNKSQHPVTRGDIPGLDWLLLKLP